Proteins co-encoded in one Nitrospinota bacterium genomic window:
- the rsmI gene encoding 16S rRNA (cytidine(1402)-2'-O)-methyltransferase: protein MSANQNPHGTLYLVATPIGNLGDMTYRAVEVLKAADIIAAEDTRTSKRLLDHYAIGPKRMVSYFGPKEHQRAETLLHLLLEGKNVALITDAGTPGISDPAVKVVRRAVAHGIRVMPVPGASALLAGLSGSGLDTSAFTFEGFLPVKSGRRMNALKRLAEEPRTVVLFESTHRIAKLLDELELIMPERLIVVARELTKIYEEFLRGTPAEIKARVKGGRLKGEMVVIIPASDSHPLALRPDAEDD, encoded by the coding sequence ATGAGCGCGAATCAAAACCCGCACGGCACACTGTATCTGGTTGCCACCCCGATTGGCAACCTGGGGGATATGACCTACCGCGCCGTGGAAGTGTTGAAGGCGGCGGACATCATCGCCGCCGAAGACACCCGCACCAGCAAACGGCTGCTGGATCACTATGCCATCGGCCCGAAACGGATGGTGAGCTACTTCGGGCCGAAGGAGCACCAGCGGGCCGAAACGCTGCTGCACCTGCTGCTGGAAGGAAAGAACGTGGCGCTTATCACGGACGCCGGCACCCCCGGCATCAGCGACCCGGCGGTGAAGGTGGTGCGGCGCGCCGTGGCGCACGGAATACGGGTAATGCCGGTGCCGGGGGCTTCGGCGCTGCTGGCCGGACTGAGCGGCAGCGGACTTGATACGTCCGCCTTCACCTTCGAGGGGTTTTTGCCCGTCAAAAGCGGGCGGCGGATGAACGCGCTGAAACGGCTCGCGGAAGAGCCGCGGACGGTGGTGCTGTTTGAAAGCACGCACCGCATCGCCAAGCTGCTGGATGAACTGGAGCTGATCATGCCGGAACGGCTGATCGTGGTGGCGCGGGAACTGACGAAAATCTACGAAGAATTCCTGCGCGGCACTCCCGCCGAAATAAAGGCCCGCGTGAAAGGGGGCCGCCTGAAAGGCGAAATGGTGGTGATTATTCCGGCTTCGG